The Daucus carota subsp. sativus chromosome 2, DH1 v3.0, whole genome shotgun sequence genome includes a window with the following:
- the LOC135150537 gene encoding protein FAR1-RELATED SEQUENCE 5-like has translation MADSLFEDFVPRKRVKKVDNKDYVDVDDVVKVDSVVDRVFIDLKDDENVDDKEYVSVDEDCIDDRNVVSSDDEVDENVESDDKGVDNKFIDENERNKNMEVPYLNQRFDNLDGADRFIRSYALKNGFAVKIQQTKKRAKVDEIYARMFVCRLAGENQDKNVVDEEVCVGSSKGTRRRDKLPRSGCKVRMFVVKKKKKDYWELTTVELEHNHDLVSPSKMTLIQRERHVTSAARNLINVLNVSGIRPSQTMSLFSNMQGGVSNVGFGSQNIRNVVRDERKKKIQVSDAQAGLDLLSRLKEEGGGKFFVKTQVDGENRLKNLVWVDPKCLMAYSNFGDVVAFDTTYRTNRYAMPFVPFTGVNHHYQSVLFGFALMRDEVKSSFEWVLRTWLEARTPSTSYLFGCC, from the coding sequence ATGGCGGATTCTTTGTTCGAGGATTTTGTTCCAAGAAAAAGAGTAAAAAAAGTTGATAATAAGGATTACGTAGATGTAGATGATGTTGTTAAGGTTGATAGTGTTGTAGATCGTGTGTTTATTGATTtaaaagatgatgaaaatgttgaTGATAAAGAATATGTTAGTGTTGATGAAGATTGTATTGATGATCGAAATGTTGTTAGTAGTGATGATGAGGTTGATGAGAACGTAGAGAGTGATGATAAAGGAGTggataataaatttattgatgagaatgaaagaaataaaaatatggaagtCCCGTATTTGAATCAGAGATTTGATAATTTAGATGGCGCAGATAGATTTATTAGGTCATATGCCCTTAAGAATGGGTTTGCGGTGAAAATACAACAAACAAAGAAACGGGCAAAAGTTGATGAAATATATGCCCGAATGTTTGTTTGTAGACTCGCGGGTGAAAATCAAGACAAAAATGTGGTGGATGAAGAAGTATGTGTAGGCAGTAGTAAGGGCACACGTCGTCGGGACAAACTTCCTAGAAGTGGTTGTAAGGTTAGGATGTTTGttgtgaaaaagaagaaaaaagattatTGGGAGTTGACAACCGTTGAATTAGAACACAATCATGATCTTGTATCTCCTAGTAAGATGACTTTGATTCAACGGGAAAGACATGTGACGAGTGCGGCAAGAAATCTTATAAATGTGTTAAATGTGTCGGGTATTCGCCCTAGCCAAACCATGAGTCTTTTTAGCAATATGCAAGGTGGAGTTAGTAATGTTGGTTTTGGTAGCCAAAATATTAGGAATGTAGTGCGGGATGAGCGGAAGAAAAAGATACAAGTGAGTGATGCTCAagcgggtttggatttgttaaGTCGTCTTAAAGAGGAAGGCGGTGGGAAGTTTTTTGTGAAAACTCAAGTGGATGGAGAAAACCGTTTGAAAAATCTAGTATGGGTGGATCCTAAATGTTTGATGGCCTATAGTAATTTTGGAGATGTTGTTGCTTTTGATACGACATACCGAACGAATAGGTATGCCATGCCATTTGTGCCTTTTACAGGGGTCAATCATCATTACCAGTCTGTTCTTTTTGGATTTGCACTCATGAGGGATGAAGTAAAAAGTAGTTTCGAATGGGTGCTAAGAACATGGCTTGAAGCTCGTACCCCTTCAACCTCGTACCTATTTGGTTGCTGTTAG